DNA sequence from the Phoenix dactylifera cultivar Barhee BC4 chromosome 13, palm_55x_up_171113_PBpolish2nd_filt_p, whole genome shotgun sequence genome:
TTTCTTCTCCTTGGAGTTGTACTGCTTTCTATGTTAATAAAAatgcagagaaagaaagaggaaatccaagattagtaatcaattataagCCCTTAAATAAAGTGTTAAAATGGATAAGATATCCATTACCAAATAAAAGAGATTTGTTAGAAAGACTGAATGAAGCAATTATCttttcaaaatttgatctaAAATCAGGATACTGGCAAATTCAGATCAAAGAATCTGATAGATATAAAACTGCTTTCACAGTACCATTTGGTCATTATGAATGGAATGTAATGccctttggattaaaaaatgccccttctgaatttcagaaaattatgAATGAAATTTTTAATGACATACCATATATAATTGTATATATAGATGATGTTTTGATATTTTCGCAAAACTTTGCCAGTCATATTAAACATCTTAAACACTTCAAAATGGTAGCCCATAAAAATGGTTTAGTAATATCACAAAGAAAAATGAACTTATTCCAAACCAAAGTAAGGTTTTTAGGACATTATATTTCCCAAGGAAAAATAATTCCAATAGAAAGAAGTATTGAATTTGCATCAAAATTTCCTGATGAAATAATTGATAATAAGCAACTTCAAAGATTCCTAGGAAGTTTAAACTATATATCTGATTATTATAAGAATCTAGCAGAAGATACTGCTATTCTATATGGAAGGCTCAATAAAAGTCCGATTCCGTGGAGTGATTCGCACACCAAGCAGGTAAAGAAAATTAAGTCAAAGGTAAAAAGTTTACCCTGCTTAACAttagctaatcctaattggtttAAAATCGTCGAAACCGATGCATCAGATATCGGATTCGGAGGAATTTTAAAGCAATTAGACCCTGGTAATAACAAAGAAATTCTTGTCAGATTTGTTTCTGGAAAATGGAATCCAACTCAAAAGAAGTATTCTACTATCAAGAAAGAAATGCTTTCAATAGTTAAATGTATATTAAAATTTCAAAGTGATCTGTTAAATCAACAGTTCCTGTTGAGGATAGACTGcacagcagcaaaacagatcatAGAAAAAGATGTTAAAAATTTAGTATCCAAGCAAATCTTTGCTGGATGGCAGGCACAGTTGTCTGTTtttgattttaatattgaatacaTTAAATCCGAAGAAAATTCTCTTCCAGATTTCTTAACACGTGAATTTTTACAGGGATGATTCCTCTTAGAGGAGCATATGCTCGAGGAAGAAATTCTTCTCGAGGAATACATCTTCTCTGTATTCATAACTCTGATGGAATGTCTGATAAACTTTGCCCTTAaattactttgttttaataattagtaaaaataattaaatataacaATCATTTAGTAGATATTTGTTAATAAGTGGCCATCATAGGTTTATCCTCCTCCTTCTATATTGGCTATAAGTGCTCTATTTATTGTATAAAACAaagaattatattaataatttgTTAATATTTGCATCCACATGGCAAATAAAGAGCTTAGTATAAGCCAAGCCaccattttaagtatatataatAGACTAAATAATAGATAATAAACATAAAAGCTTACccatatattcaaaataaagAATCATACTAATTATTTATCAATAcaagataaataaatataaaatttttactAACTGTATTGGTATTATTAATACATACATCCATATAGTGAATGAAGAGATCAGTATAAGCCGAGTCTTTATTTTAGATGTACAATAGATTCGAAAATCTaacaaatgaataaataaatttgacCTACATGAAAATGGATAAAACTTTCCAGTTGGTTGCTTGACCAAAACCAAATATTGATCAGATCTCGGTTGCAGGCTTGTAGCATTCCTCAATCCAACCTGACTCACCTGTGCAACcttattaaattctgattctaaattaTTTAAAGACTAGGTTGTATTGGGACGTAACCTGCACCGCCGCAATCCTAGCAAACCACGATTAGGATTAGGGTTTGGTCGGCCAGCGAGGATGCTGGATCTCCAGAAGCGGCGGGTCCAGCTCTCGCTCTTCGTCGCAGGCCTCATCGCTCTCAGCATGACAGGTTGTCTTCCtggatcctctctctctctctctctctctctctctctctctctctctttcccataATCTTGCGTTACTTCGTCCTGTAAATAATAATCGACAATTAATTTGAGTGACTTCAATGCATCTTGGTTCCTTCTGGCAAATGCTGCATCAGTTTGGGTTATTAATGTTCGGTTTGGTTGGAGAATGGTTTCGATGTTGTTAGAATTTGAACTCATATGACAGTAGATGCAGTGGCTTTTGAGCATGGATGGCACCAGCCACCAGGAATGTATAGAGACAAAGGACCCAATCATAGCTTTTTAGGAAATTAAAAAGTGTACATATAAGTAGGTTGAAGCCTTGAAGGCCGAGTGTTCTGTGATGGTGATGGATTTCTTATAATTAAATCTTTGTCGAACTTGTTTTTCTTAGACTTTCAAGTGTTCCTCCTCTCTTAGTTTACATCAGTATTCTTACACTTCAATTTGCAGTAGGTACTTTATTTATTAGTTAGGTCTCAGGAGCCGTAGTCCTACTCCAGTACCGTGATAAAGAACCTTAAGATTGTGATGATTACTTACGGAGCTTGAGTGTAATGAGAAAAGTTACGTATATCATTCTTTGAGTACTTTGGTGCACATCTAAAAGGACTTGTTTGTATTGTTAACAAGAATTCACCTCTATTATGttaaggtgaagatcctcagttGCATAAACTTATTGTAAGTGTCTCGTCCTCAGTTGCTTCTGCTTCTGCTTCTAGATATTTTGGACCTTTTGTTTGTGATACAATCTACATTATGATGACCCAACTGATATCACTTCCAAATAAAAGTCTTTTTTGTCCTCGTAGGTGTTCTCATTGAATATGTATCATATTAAATACATTGTCAGATTGAATCGTTCTACTAGCTTTTATTATGATTTCTCTATTATAGGAATATTCTATATAAATGCTTCTTAGGTGTTATTGGTCCATACCACTTTCCAAAATTTGTTATTTTCTGTTCCAAGGTACGTCGTCTCGGTACCGGGCCCTGTACTGGTGCCACCCTATTACTGTGTTGGTACACTCGATACGAAAACTGATTCAGCATAACAAGTGTCGGTATGCCTTCCATACCGCATACTGGTACCAAActagtatggtatggtacgtcTTATACCGCCCAGTTTGATACAGTATGGCATATCTTGCCTTATTCTAATGCCATGCTACTATTTGAAGGAGATATCTAACTACAAAAACTTTACCACTAAAGTAAAAACTAGAGTGTGACTGTATGAGCAATGCCTTGAGTTGATAATTTTCTCCAGAGTCACCAGAGTATATTGCACTGATGGTGCTGCCTTGATCTCTCATATTGTCACAACCGCTAAAGTTCTTAATCGGCATTAACAATTCAGACAAAAATATGAGAACTCGTAAATTTGGAGAAAGTGGCAATTCTTGGAACTGAATAACTGTGCTAACACCAAGAACAAAGAACCCAGAGTTATCAAGGAGACCAACTTCCCTTCTTTAGTTATATGAGGACAAAATTGGACTTTATTCTCACTTCTTTGTGGTTTAAGTAGTGATGACCTAAGAGGAGGAGGATGAAGTGGCAGATGCGGATGTCAGCAATCTAGACTTGCTAGCACAATAATTTTCATGTTATTGGTGATTTCTGGGTTGTCCTGATGTAGACATTACCATACTCCTATGTTATCCGGATAATAGAAAGTGAAGTTGTCCTATATTTTTTCCAATGGGTGCATTGAACATGTAGCAGCTGGCCAATTAGCAATGGATGGATTTTTCATAAATATACAAATTCTGGGAGTATTTCTAAATCAGAAAAGAGTTGAAAATTCGTGGAAAGTAAAGAACTTTGACTGATATTCCTTTCTTTATTCATTACTAGTTTTATGAAAATTGGTGTGGATGACAAGAAAAAATTCACCTCGACTTCTACCAGTATTGAAGGCAGTTCCCTTGCATTTAACTGAAAATGCAGGTGCTGCTTTTGTTTTCAGTAGAGTCGACATTCCACTGAAATTAGTTTTTCTGTCTTGTGGACATCCATGATCCATCCATTCTTTTGGTTATAGCTAACAAACTAAGTGCATTGAGCATCGCCCATGAATTGGACATTGAAACTACATTTCCCTTCTACTTGCAAATTTACCTTTTCTTTCTGTTGCATACTTGCTTTATTAATTCTAGGCCCTTATAGTTacgcttttttcttttccagctGAAAAGTTCAGGGAACTTGTTGGAAAAGAAGCAGCATCCAAAAGTGGCGAGTTTACGCTTTTAAATCGTTTCGACATGGGCTCTGGAAGTCTTGCAAGTGGGGCCAAAGAAGGTGTCAAGTTCTATGTCTACAACCTCCGAAGTGCTCATGTGGAGAGAGTAAAGCAGCAAGCCATTGAGGCTGCATTGACCGAGGCACTGAAGGAGGGGTTGAGTGAGAGTATGGCGGCTAAGCAGGCACTGAAAGTTGGAGCAAAAGCTGCAAAGCTGGCCTCCAGGCAGGCCAAGCGCATTTTGGGTCCTACTATATCTTCAGGCTGGGACTTCTTTGAAGCCTTATATTTTGGGGGCACCATTGCAGAGGGATTTCTCCGAGGGACTGGCACCTTGTTTGGGACTTATGCAGGGGGATTCCATGGAGAGCAAAGGCTGGGTAAGTTGGGTTATCTTATAGGAAGCCATCTTGGTAGTTGGGTTGGAGGAAGGATAGGGCTGATGGTATATGATGTTGTAAATGGAGTGAATTATTTACTTCAATTTATCCAACCAGAAGAAAACACAAGCTCTGTAACTGATGATGAAGATTCTGGTTCTGAAGGTAAATATAAAACAGAAGGACATGTTCATTATGAAAGTCTGAGTGAGGAAACTGGTAATTATGAAACACCAGAAGATGAAATTCCACAAGAAGAGACTGAAGCCTCTGGGGGTTGGGGATTTTTTGGAACTGAATGAGATGCTGACGATTATTGTGAAATCTGTAGAAAATTTCGTTTTCATGTTTTATTCTGTAATTTATTTCTGCAATAATGTTGCATAATACATTTTATGTCGGGTTCACCAGTGATGCATCAGGTCGCTGGAGATACACGGGGTTATTTTTACTACATGTAGTTGGAAAGCACAGGCAGAATTGCTTGATTATTGAAGATACTGCATTTGAAGATTATAGGTTGACAACCAACTTTGTTGCCATATGTCTTAAACATCCAGAATTTTGTGGCCATGGTGCTTTGGTGATTCACTGTGAAATCTGGTGATTTGGGAGGAAGCCTTTTGCAGCTGCAGAACTTGATAGTTCTTTACATATATTCTGATTGAACCTAAGAATCTAAGATTCTTCCACAAAATGAGGTCATAATTTGATCAGGCGGGTCTTGTTGATAAGTTCCTCGGTGGAATATTgcttaacaattttttttttctatgttgAGTTTTAGATTTTGGATATGCATCAGATTTCAgagaaaatttttataaaaaatctagttattgtagcatattgtccattttcaaggttttttttttttggtgagacTAGGAGAGGCTAATGCTCACCTTCTATTACATATCTGCCCCCCTACTAAAATGGCAAGGATTGATATCATTTAAGCAAGCACTTGATGGTCATTCTTGAGacattgtaattttttttttctactggTGGCCACATTGTTTCCCTTTATTGATGAATATGGCAGGGGTTACTTAGGTTGCTGTATTTTGTCATTAAGTGGTTACATTCCGAAACATAACCTGCCATGAATTTGAAATATTACTGCATTCCTATGTGCAGATGAAACAACATTTATGCATTTAAATGTTATTAATTTTCACTGGGATTTGTGGACTAATTTTCACTGGTTTATGATTGTTATTACTAACCTTTATTATGCTTTTTGCCAACTTATAATTGGAGTCAATAAAATCCACAAGGCCATGACTGGTTTGAGCATGATTGTCATTTTATTCAGACTATAGAATAATGAAGGCAAGGCATCAtcacttatatttatttatttatttatcgatTTTTGACTTTGTATAAAGATTACATTACAGAGAATCAAGcaatttatcatttaaccatGGGTAATGAATTACTCTTTCTCAACATACCTTGCATGAGCAGAAGTTGATGAGTAAATTTGTCGTGCAAAGGGGACTTGGGACTAATTTCCGAAGGAGCAATTCTATTCTCGCAGTGGGACCATCGTGGGCCCCCATGAAGACATTATCTCCACATATAAAGCAAAGCCGACAGAGTATGTTGACTTCGTGCAAAAACTTTTAAGTTGGAGCTTATAAGCAATTtggtttccaaaaaaaaaaagaaaaagaaaaaaaaggctatGAATAATATTTATGGCTATAATTAATTAAAGTGAAGTTAGGGATAACAACATGATATAGATCAAATAAACTATTACTTATACTTGTACTTATTTGAGAAtgagcataaaaataaaaaaaaatgaatatgaaTACGGATAAACATATATTCGATTCGTATCTGAATGTCCGATTCCATCTACAatactatttaattttataaaatactcacaaatattttaaaaaataaacggccatattaatatattattaacttAATTTATCATTTACTTAGTAATATATTTGCTTGTGTGgccataaaatttaattatctgatatatatatatatatttatatctatatttttttgtatTCGACTTGTATCTGTAttcgtttaaaataaatataaatatgaatttttATGTCCGACTAACACCTGCATCCGTATCGGGATATGCTAGTATCCGATTTCAGCCCTATTCGGAGTGGAGTAAATTGCaacttctaaaaaataaaattatattatatagaataaaaacataaaaaataaaaatatagaggtaaaagaggaaaaaaaacttAACCCTCACCGATATTTTGTTATGCGGAAGGaacaacaataataaaataaattacgaAAGCTGGAAATAAATTTTTCACTTTCCCTCGATCGGAAAAAAGTGAAGTTAGGGTATAAAGGTGGCCACCAATCACCATTGGTCCAGACCACTGGAATCTTTATTGGGttcaagaaacaaaagaagaaatgaTTGCGAGGATActgttcaaaaagaaaaagtagcaGAGAATAACGGTGTCCATGCCGTCTAGTGACCCTAAACCACCGGCCCCCAGAAGCCATCTATTATGTTCCTTCCCAAAGTCTACCATCGCTTCTCTCTCCTCTACCCCTCCTGCGCTGCCTCTTCTCTCCGCTCCTTCTCCAGCGAGCTCTCCTCCGTCTCGTCGATCCCCGCTTCCGGGATTCTTCGGTTCGCCCGCAAGAAGCCGTTTAAGCCTATGACCTCCCGCGGCGCCTCCGCTTCCTCCAGGCTCTCCAGACTCGCCCCCTTCGCCTCTGCCGCGGAGAATGGCGCTGGGGATCCCAACGGGTCGACTGCTCCCTCTTCCCGCCCCGAAGAGGACGAAGGTGCGCACAGCTCAATTCTTAGTTTTCTCCAGGTGTTTTTCTCGATGtcgattttttgttttcttgaagAGGAAAATCGTGGCTTTTTGCTTTGGAATTGGACCGTGATTTagggtttgattttttttttcccccgtgAAGTGCGACTGGTTTTTTCTGAGGCTTGGTTTTTtccttaacttttttttttctctgtctTTCGATCATCTTCCTTTCCGGGTTTGGGGttcctttctttcttgaaaAGATGATggcgttattttttttttttggattagattgtGGCTTCGACGCTGGGTTTTTATTGTTAAAATGCTGTTATGATGCTTTAAAATAGTAATTGTTGCGAAGAAAGACCACTCCTCAATTTACTTCATCGTTTCATCATCTCGTGAACTTTTTCTTGACTTGGGTCTTTCATTTTCCCGAAGAAAGATCATAGCTTTCTTTGCTTTTGGAGTAGATTGTGATCTAGGTGTTGGTTTTTGAGAGTGCCTGTTTGGTGTTTGTTTAATGATTTGGAGATTGGAGTCTGGAGCAAACATCTGACTTTCAGGAAAATCATTGCTCAATCTTATTTCTTTCCATCATTCTAGGGGCCTTTCTTGATTTACGACTTTTTTTTAATGACAAAATTCATGGTTTTCTCCACTTTTTTCTTAGATTACGATTCAGTTAGTGGATTTTGTAAGTTCCCACTTCCTATCCGTTATATTAATAATCTTTACTGATGTTCTGGCGCTGGTTTTTACAATATAATTTTTGCTGTCCATAACGACCCGAACTCGGTCATCACTGCCACTTTGCTtttccagaaaaaaaaatattttctgttaCACGAGTCATTCTTCTCTAAATGCACATTTAACAGTGACCATGGGTGTGTGCATTCTAAATATGTCAAAGGTATCTTTTAAAGTAATTGTTATGCTAAATGCTATTAGTAAGGATGTCAGCAGTTTATATTCTCATGTTGTTGCATTGAATGTTTTGATTTCTTGATTTGGTAGGGGCAATAGAAAACTTTTGAGATAGCTCTGTGAGAAGATTCTTTTCACAGCAGATATTGTTCATGCTCTTGACCTACTAATTAAATGTAAATTTCTTGAGGTGTAATGCTCTTAATGGATGCAAATTAAGGGTCCAGAATATTTTGCAATCCATTGGTTTTATAACTTTGCTTCCATGTGGTGTAGAATTGTCATCAGGGGGTGGGTATCACCTTCCTCCAAAGGAAATCCGAGATATTGTTGATGCACCACCACTTCCTGTGTTATCATTTTCACCTCACAGGGATAAGATCCTATTCCTAAAGCGCAGAGCTTTGCCACCATTGTCAGAACTTGCTAGACCAGAGGAAAAACTTGCTGGTGTACGGATTGATGGAAACTCTAATACACGGAGTCGGATGTGAGTAATCAGCAGGCTCTTTTTTGTCCTTTCGCTTTTGTTTTCTAACATTATAATGAAAACATTACTAGAGGAATATTTTCATCCGTTTGATTCTGCCATGTTTGATGGCTGTATATTTATGTCTTCTCAGGTCTTTCTATACTGGAATAGGGATccatgaattaatggatgatggCAAATTGGGTCCAGAGAGAGAGGTGCATGGTTTTCCTGATGGAGCTAAGATCAATTTTGTTAGCTGGTAATTTGCCATTTTTCATGTAGTTATTGTACCCCAGTTTGGTCTTAAGCTTGTTTCTTCTGTTGGTTCCAGTAGATGAGATTTGATGAATACCTAACAATAGTTCTCTcagttatttgtgttatttgctcTGGATGGGTTCTCATGTTACATACTGTCTCATTTATTTTGAGACTTTCTAGTTGTATttatgatccaaaaaaaaataattgctcATTGTACAATCATGAATTACATTATCCTTATGTTATAATAATTGCGTGTTTCCGTCTAAACCAGGTCGCGAGATGGCCAACACTTATCCTTCACCGTTAGAGTCGATGAGGTGTTTTACTGGTGCTTCAAGTTGTCACTTGGAATGCAAATCATGCTTTTAATGACTTTTAGAGTTTTTTTGACCAGGAGGATGGCAGTAGCAGCAAGCTCAGAGTATGGGTTGCAGATGTAGAATCAGGAAAAGCTAGGCCACTTTTTGAGTCGCCGAATATATACTTAAATGCAATTTTTGACAGGTGAGGGttagctttctttcttgttgGCTTGCAAGCATTTCCTGTCTTGTGCTAATGCTTCTCTATCTGTGGTCCTGTAGTTTTGTATGGGTTAATGCTTCCACGTTGTTGGTTTGCATCATTCCTATATCTCGTGGATCTCCACCAAAGAAGCCATTGGTTCCTTCTGGTCCAAAAATTCAATCAAATGAGCAGCAAAATGTTGTTCAAGTTAGGACCTACCAGGATCTGCTAAAAGATGAATATGATGAAGATTTGTTTGACTATTATGCGACATCGCAGCTAGCCTTGGTCTCTTTGGATGGAACAATGAAGCTGATTGGTCCTCCTGCTGTATATACATCCATTGATCCTTCACCGGATGAGAAGTATGTGTTGGTTACTTCTATTCACCGGCCATATTCCTATATTGTACCTTGTGGAAGGTTTCCAAAGAAAGCTGAAGTATGGACGATAGATGGGAAATTTGTTAGCGAAATTTGTGATTTGCCTCTTGCTGAGGATATCCCGATTGCCTTCAACAGTGTACGCCGAGGAAAGCGTTCCATCAATTGGAGGCCAGACAAGCCTTCGACATTATATTGGTAATGACTGCAAGATTTAATTCTATTTGTAGTTTAAGAAACCAGCATATATAAGCAGCAGTAACCAGTAGGCAATGGGTCCATCAATTTGTATTCTTTTAATAGGAATTAATTGCTTTTTGATGTTTCAATTATGAAATTTTACATTCATAATTGTGTACATTCTTATGGTGACAAATCCCAACTTCTGACAAATGTTCTATGACCTGTTTTAACCTCTTGCTCTCATTGATCTGGCTCATGTTTCTTCCTTAATTATATCAATTCATGGGAAAACAATTCAGGTTTCAAAGAGATCTTAAAAAGAAAGACCTTTCTCCcagccaaggtccgccgtaccggtaccggtcggcgtaccggtggcgggccggaccggtacggtaccggtccggtccggtacgtaccggccggtatcggtacagtaccggccggtaccgcgagccaaaaaccacagcgcctcACGCTGtggtttataaaaaaaaaaatcgtaccggtgcgaaccagcCGGTTCGccccggtacgaggccggtaccgcTTGGTACCGGCCGGTTCCGACTGGTACgggctccgtaccggccggttcgcacaagAAAACCGGAGATACCGGTTTTCTTgtggttccggtac
Encoded proteins:
- the LOC103724033 gene encoding uncharacterized protein LOC103724033; this translates as MLDLQKRRVQLSLFVAGLIALSMTAEKFRELVGKEAASKSGEFTLLNRFDMGSGSLASGAKEGVKFYVYNLRSAHVERVKQQAIEAALTEALKEGLSESMAAKQALKVGAKAAKLASRQAKRILGPTISSGWDFFEALYFGGTIAEGFLRGTGTLFGTYAGGFHGEQRLGKLGYLIGSHLGSWVGGRIGLMVYDVVNGVNYLLQFIQPEENTSSVTDDEDSGSEGKYKTEGHVHYESLSEETGNYETPEDEIPQEETEASGGWGFFGTE